A genomic region of Rhodococcus pyridinivorans contains the following coding sequences:
- a CDS encoding ATP-dependent Clp protease ATP-binding subunit, with translation MFERFTDRARRVVVLAQEEARMLNHNYIGTEHILLGLIHEGEGVAAKSLESLGISLEGVRSQVEEIIGQGQQAPSGHIPFTPRAKKVLELSLREALQLGHNYIGTEHILLGLIREGEGVAAQVLVKLGADLNRVRQQVIQLLSGYQGKEPAESGTSRGETGTPSTSLVLDQFGRNLTQAALEGKLDPVIGRAKEIERVMQVLSRRTKNNPVLIGEPGVGKTAVVEGLAQAIVNGEVPETLKDKQLYTLDLGSLVAGSRYRGDFEERLKKVLKEINSRGDIILFIDELHTLVGAGAAEGAIDAASILKPKLARGELQTIGATTLDEYRKYIEKDAALERRFQPVQVGEPTVEHTIEILKGLRDRYEAHHRVSITDKALVASATLADRYINDRFLPDKAIDLIDEAGARMRIRRMTAPPDLREFDDKIADARREKESAIDAQDFEKAASLRDKEKQLVAQRAEREKQWRAGDLDVIAEVDEEQIAEVLANWTGIPVFKLTEEETTRLLRMEDELHKRIIGQEDAVKAVAKAIRRTRAGLKDPKRPSGSFIFAGPSGVGKTELSKALANFLFGEDDALIQIDMGEFHDRFTASRLFGAPPGYVGYEEGGQLTEKVRRKPFSVVLFDEIEKAHQEIYNTLLQVLEDGRLTDGQGRTVDFKNTVLIFTSNLGTADISKAVGLGFSAGTGEASNYERMKNKVHDELKKHFRPEFLNRIDDIIVFHQLTQDQIIQMVDLMVGRVETQLKNKDMGIELTEKAKSLLAKRGFDPVLGARPLRRTIQREIEDQLSEKILFGEIGAGQIVLVDVEGWDGEGAGENAKFTFTPSEKPAEVPDTPAVALAKSSEGESEAG, from the coding sequence ATGTTCGAAAGGTTCACCGATCGCGCGCGGCGCGTCGTTGTCCTGGCTCAAGAAGAGGCCAGGATGCTCAACCACAACTACATCGGCACGGAGCACATCCTCCTCGGCCTCATCCACGAGGGTGAGGGTGTGGCGGCGAAGTCGCTCGAGTCGTTGGGTATCTCCCTCGAAGGTGTGCGCAGCCAGGTCGAAGAGATCATCGGCCAGGGTCAGCAGGCGCCCTCGGGGCACATTCCCTTCACTCCTCGTGCCAAGAAGGTCCTCGAGCTGAGCCTTCGCGAAGCGCTCCAGCTCGGACACAACTACATCGGTACCGAACACATCCTGCTCGGTCTCATCCGCGAGGGTGAGGGCGTGGCGGCGCAGGTGCTCGTCAAGCTCGGCGCCGACCTCAACCGGGTGCGTCAGCAGGTCATCCAGCTGCTGTCCGGTTACCAGGGCAAGGAGCCCGCAGAATCCGGCACGAGCCGTGGCGAGACCGGCACTCCGTCCACGTCGCTCGTCCTGGACCAGTTCGGCCGCAACCTCACGCAGGCAGCTCTCGAAGGCAAGCTCGACCCGGTCATCGGCCGGGCGAAGGAGATCGAGCGCGTCATGCAGGTGCTGTCGCGTCGTACGAAGAACAACCCGGTGCTCATCGGCGAGCCGGGTGTCGGCAAGACCGCCGTCGTCGAGGGCCTCGCGCAGGCCATCGTCAACGGTGAAGTCCCCGAGACCCTCAAGGACAAGCAGCTCTACACGCTCGACCTGGGCTCGCTCGTCGCCGGCAGCCGTTACCGCGGCGATTTCGAGGAACGCCTGAAGAAGGTCCTCAAGGAGATCAACAGCCGCGGCGACATCATCCTGTTCATCGACGAGCTGCACACGCTCGTCGGTGCCGGTGCTGCCGAGGGCGCGATCGACGCTGCGTCGATCCTCAAGCCCAAGCTCGCCCGCGGTGAGCTGCAGACCATCGGTGCGACGACCCTCGACGAGTACCGCAAGTACATCGAGAAGGACGCCGCTCTCGAGCGCCGCTTCCAGCCGGTGCAGGTCGGGGAGCCGACGGTGGAGCACACCATCGAGATCCTGAAGGGTCTGCGCGACCGCTACGAGGCGCACCACCGCGTCTCGATCACCGACAAGGCGCTCGTCGCGTCGGCCACTCTCGCCGACCGCTACATCAACGACCGCTTCCTGCCGGACAAGGCGATCGACCTCATCGACGAGGCCGGTGCCCGCATGCGCATCCGTCGCATGACCGCGCCGCCGGACCTGCGCGAGTTCGACGACAAGATCGCCGACGCCCGTCGCGAGAAGGAATCGGCGATCGACGCGCAGGACTTCGAGAAGGCCGCGAGCCTGCGCGACAAGGAGAAGCAGCTCGTCGCGCAGCGTGCCGAGCGCGAGAAGCAGTGGCGTGCGGGCGATCTCGACGTCATCGCCGAGGTCGACGAGGAGCAGATCGCCGAGGTCCTCGCCAACTGGACCGGTATCCCGGTGTTCAAGCTCACCGAGGAGGAGACCACGCGTCTGCTCCGCATGGAGGACGAGCTGCACAAGCGGATCATCGGCCAGGAGGACGCCGTCAAGGCCGTCGCCAAGGCGATCCGTCGTACGCGTGCCGGCCTGAAGGACCCGAAGCGTCCGTCCGGTTCGTTCATCTTCGCCGGCCCGTCCGGTGTGGGTAAGACGGAGCTGTCCAAGGCGCTCGCGAACTTCCTGTTCGGCGAGGACGACGCGCTCATCCAGATCGACATGGGCGAGTTCCACGACCGCTTCACCGCGTCGCGCCTGTTCGGTGCTCCTCCCGGCTACGTCGGCTACGAAGAGGGCGGCCAGCTCACCGAGAAGGTGCGCCGCAAGCCGTTCTCCGTGGTTCTGTTCGACGAGATCGAGAAGGCCCACCAGGAGATCTACAACACCCTCCTGCAGGTCCTCGAGGACGGTCGCCTCACCGATGGCCAGGGACGCACGGTCGACTTCAAGAACACCGTGCTGATCTTCACGTCGAACCTGGGCACCGCCGACATCTCGAAGGCTGTGGGGCTCGGCTTCTCGGCCGGAACGGGCGAGGCGTCGAACTACGAGCGGATGAAGAACAAGGTCCACGACGAGCTGAAGAAGCACTTCCGGCCCGAGTTCCTCAACCGTATCGACGACATCATCGTCTTCCACCAGCTCACGCAGGATCAGATCATCCAGATGGTCGACCTGATGGTCGGACGTGTGGAGACGCAGCTGAAGAACAAGGACATGGGTATCGAGCTCACCGAGAAGGCGAAGTCGCTGCTCGCCAAGCGCGGCTTCGACCCGGTGCTCGGCGCACGTCCGCTGCGTCGCACGATCCAGCGCGAGATCGAGGATCAGCTCTCCGAGAAGATCCTGTTCGGCGAGATCGGCGCAGGCCAGATCGTCCTCGTCGACGTCGAGGGCTGGGACGGCGAGGGCGCCGGCGAGAACGCGAAGTTCACGTTCACGCCGAGCGAGAAGCCGGCCGAGGTCCCGGACACCCCGGCGGTCGCGCTGGCCAAGTCCAGCGAGGGCGAGTCCGAAGCCGGATAA
- a CDS encoding phospholipase D-like domain-containing protein, translated as MAETVLEPGSTCWRIARAERLTCIVDAADYFRHAKAAMLRAEKRIMLIGWDFDTRIKFEPEGATLEGPNKLGEFLEWLPERRPGLDIYLLKWNIGAFSALARGMTPVFVLDWLTDPSLHFEIDGAHPVGAAHHQKILVVDDSIAFCGGIDMTVDRWDTPDHPDRSKYRREPSGKRYGPWHDVTTAVDGDAARALGDQARARWKAATGEELDPVPEPEPIWPDDLEPTLRGVDVGIARTLPAYDGKDGVHEIEALYLSVIEKARHTLYLESQYLASRRIAEALAERLQEPDGPEIVVVIPRNADGWLERKAMDGARRALLHMLWEADVHGRFAAYYPVTAGGEPIYVHAKVVVMDETLLRIGSSNLNNRSMGFDTECDLAIESAEPGDAVGRAAVELRNILVAEHLDVDPEVIAEATKDGGSLISAIERLRGPGRSLRPFEPGTVSDEDSVLAESALADPERASRSFGRRIERFFAR; from the coding sequence ATGGCCGAGACCGTGCTCGAACCAGGTTCCACCTGCTGGCGAATTGCGCGAGCGGAGAGGTTGACCTGCATAGTCGACGCCGCCGACTATTTCCGTCACGCCAAGGCGGCGATGCTCCGGGCGGAAAAACGCATCATGCTGATCGGGTGGGATTTCGACACCCGGATCAAGTTCGAACCCGAGGGTGCAACTCTCGAGGGACCGAACAAACTCGGTGAATTCCTCGAATGGCTTCCCGAACGTCGACCCGGTCTCGATATTTATCTGCTCAAGTGGAACATCGGTGCGTTCAGTGCCCTCGCACGCGGAATGACGCCGGTGTTCGTGCTCGATTGGCTCACCGACCCGAGCCTGCACTTCGAAATCGACGGGGCGCATCCCGTGGGCGCTGCGCACCATCAGAAAATTCTCGTCGTCGACGACAGCATCGCTTTCTGTGGCGGTATCGATATGACCGTCGACCGCTGGGACACCCCGGATCATCCGGACCGGAGCAAATACCGGCGGGAGCCGAGCGGTAAACGCTACGGACCGTGGCACGACGTGACGACCGCCGTCGACGGCGACGCCGCGCGGGCCCTCGGTGACCAGGCCCGCGCCCGGTGGAAGGCGGCCACGGGGGAGGAGCTCGATCCCGTGCCGGAGCCGGAGCCGATCTGGCCCGACGATCTCGAGCCGACCCTCCGCGGTGTGGACGTGGGCATCGCGCGCACGCTGCCCGCCTACGACGGGAAGGACGGCGTCCACGAGATCGAGGCGCTGTACCTGTCGGTGATCGAGAAGGCGCGGCACACTCTCTACCTCGAGAGCCAGTACCTCGCTTCGCGCAGGATCGCGGAGGCTCTCGCCGAGCGACTGCAGGAACCGGACGGCCCCGAGATCGTGGTGGTGATCCCACGCAACGCCGACGGCTGGCTCGAACGCAAGGCCATGGACGGTGCCCGGCGGGCCCTGCTGCACATGCTGTGGGAGGCCGACGTGCACGGCCGTTTCGCCGCCTACTATCCCGTCACCGCCGGCGGGGAGCCGATCTACGTGCACGCGAAGGTCGTCGTCATGGACGAGACGTTGCTGCGGATCGGGTCGTCGAACCTGAACAACCGTTCGATGGGCTTCGACACCGAATGCGACCTGGCCATCGAGTCCGCCGAACCCGGGGACGCGGTCGGCCGCGCCGCCGTCGAGCTGCGCAACATCCTGGTGGCGGAACATCTCGACGTCGACCCCGAGGTGATCGCGGAGGCCACGAAGGACGGTGGTTCGCTCATCTCCGCCATCGAACGGTTGCGCGGTCCGGGACGTTCGCTGCGGCCGTTCGAACCGGGTACGGTGTCGGACGAGGACAGTGTCCTCGCAGAAAGTGCTCTGGCCGATCCCGAACGCGCCTCGCGGAGCTTCGGACGCAGGATCGAGCGATTCTTCGCCCGTTGA
- a CDS encoding histone-like nucleoid-structuring protein Lsr2 has product MAKKVTVTLIDDVDQESAADESVEFGLDGVTYEIDLSEDNAARLREQLEFWIEHARKVGGRKRSKTAAGTAPAARKSGSGSAGREQTAAIREWARNNDLPVSARGRISAEIVEAYNKAH; this is encoded by the coding sequence ATGGCGAAAAAAGTCACTGTCACCCTGATCGACGATGTGGATCAGGAGTCGGCGGCGGACGAATCGGTGGAGTTCGGTCTCGACGGAGTGACGTACGAGATCGACCTTTCCGAGGACAATGCGGCACGGCTGCGCGAGCAGTTGGAATTCTGGATCGAACACGCTCGTAAGGTCGGCGGCCGCAAGCGGAGCAAGACCGCTGCCGGAACTGCGCCGGCTGCGCGCAAGAGCGGATCCGGAAGTGCCGGTCGCGAACAGACGGCCGCTATCCGTGAATGGGCACGGAACAACGATCTGCCGGTGTCGGCCCGTGGCCGAATCTCTGCGGAGATCGTCGAGGCGTACAACAAAGCGCACTGA
- the lysS gene encoding lysine--tRNA ligase, protein MRVRREKRERLLAQGSEAYPVEIPRTHTLAEIRAEYPDLEPDTATGTVVGVAGRVMFSRNTGKLCFATLQEGDGTQLQVMLSLAGVGEEVLAAWKSEVDLGDIVFVHGEVISSRRGELSVMADSWTMASKALRPLPVAHKEMNEEARVRQRYVDLIVRPEARRNARMRVAVVRELRNALERRGFLEVETPMLQTLHGGAAARPFVTHSNALDIDLYLRIAPELFLKRCVVGGIEKVFEINRNFRNEGADSTHSPEFSMLETYEAYGTYDDSARMIREIIQEVAFGVFGTHVVTLADGTEYDFGGEWKTLEMYPSLSEAIGTDVTPDTTLEELTALADRVGLEIPEGKGWGHGKLVEELWEHMCGDQLHEPTFVRDFPVETSPLTRDHRTVRGVTEKWDLYVRGFELATGYSELVDPVIQRERFVDQARLASEGDDEAMALDEDFLAAMEQGMPPTTGTGMGIDRLLMALTGLGIRETILFPIVRPNTR, encoded by the coding sequence ATGCGGGTTCGCCGCGAGAAGCGCGAACGGCTCCTGGCACAGGGTTCGGAGGCCTATCCCGTCGAGATCCCGCGCACCCATACGCTCGCGGAGATCCGCGCCGAGTATCCCGACCTCGAGCCCGACACCGCCACCGGCACCGTCGTGGGCGTTGCCGGCCGCGTGATGTTCTCGCGCAACACCGGCAAGCTGTGCTTCGCGACGTTGCAGGAGGGCGACGGCACCCAGCTGCAGGTCATGCTCAGCCTCGCCGGCGTCGGCGAGGAGGTGCTCGCCGCCTGGAAGTCCGAGGTCGACCTCGGCGACATCGTGTTCGTGCACGGCGAGGTCATCAGCTCCCGTCGCGGTGAGCTCAGCGTCATGGCCGACTCGTGGACCATGGCGTCGAAGGCGCTGCGTCCGCTGCCGGTCGCGCACAAGGAGATGAACGAAGAGGCGCGGGTGCGTCAGCGCTACGTCGACCTCATCGTGCGTCCCGAAGCACGTCGCAATGCACGCATGCGTGTCGCGGTGGTGCGCGAGCTGCGCAACGCGCTCGAGCGTCGCGGCTTCCTCGAGGTCGAGACGCCCATGCTGCAGACCCTGCACGGCGGTGCGGCGGCCCGCCCGTTCGTGACGCACTCGAACGCACTCGACATCGATCTGTACCTGCGTATCGCGCCGGAACTGTTCCTCAAGCGCTGCGTCGTCGGCGGTATCGAGAAGGTCTTCGAGATCAACCGCAATTTCCGTAACGAGGGTGCCGACTCGACGCACTCGCCGGAATTCTCGATGCTCGAAACGTACGAGGCGTACGGAACCTACGATGATTCGGCGCGGATGATCCGCGAGATCATCCAGGAGGTCGCGTTCGGGGTCTTCGGCACCCATGTGGTGACGCTCGCCGACGGTACGGAATACGACTTCGGGGGTGAATGGAAAACTCTCGAAATGTATCCCTCGCTGTCCGAGGCGATCGGCACGGACGTGACCCCCGACACCACACTGGAGGAATTGACGGCTCTCGCGGATCGTGTCGGTCTGGAGATTCCCGAGGGCAAGGGCTGGGGTCACGGCAAGCTCGTCGAGGAGCTCTGGGAGCACATGTGCGGCGACCAGCTGCACGAGCCGACCTTCGTGCGTGATTTCCCCGTGGAGACGTCGCCGTTGACACGCGATCACCGCACGGTGCGCGGGGTCACCGAGAAATGGGATCTGTACGTCCGAGGTTTCGAACTCGCCACGGGTTACTCGGAACTCGTCGATCCGGTGATCCAGCGCGAGCGTTTCGTCGACCAGGCGCGTCTGGCCTCGGAAGGGGACGACGAGGCAATGGCTCTCGACGAGGACTTCCTCGCCGCGATGGAACAGGGAATGCCGCCGACCACCGGTACCGGAATGGGAATCGACCGTCTGTTGATGGCACTTACCGGTCTGGGAATCCGCGAAACAATCCTGTTCCCGATTGTTCGACCGAACACCCGTTAA
- a CDS encoding rhodanese-like domain-containing protein produces the protein MRAALLSTTSVSTAAPVATIAPVAFHRLAVERTYPTELSAAVARGAVVVDIRSNAERAAQGTLPGALAISADLVAERLDPSGPGRLALAVDRDVEWILVSSDGASSHGVVTELHAQGLRRVTHLVGGYDAIRAARLIGAVAEAQHVAQDVARVTAH, from the coding sequence ATGCGCGCTGCGCTTCTTTCCACCACTTCTGTTTCCACCGCTGCTCCGGTTGCCACTATTGCTCCGGTCGCCTTCCACCGGCTCGCCGTCGAGCGCACGTACCCCACCGAACTGTCCGCAGCGGTCGCCCGCGGCGCCGTCGTCGTCGACATCCGCTCGAACGCCGAACGTGCCGCTCAGGGAACACTTCCCGGTGCACTGGCCATCTCCGCCGATCTCGTCGCCGAGCGACTCGATCCGAGCGGCCCGGGCCGTCTCGCCCTCGCCGTCGACCGCGACGTCGAATGGATCCTCGTCTCGTCCGACGGCGCGAGCTCGCACGGTGTGGTCACCGAACTGCACGCGCAGGGTCTGCGCCGGGTCACCCACCTCGTCGGAGGCTACGACGCCATCCGCGCGGCCCGCCTGATCGGCGCAGTCGCCGAGGCCCAGCACGTCGCGCAGGACGTGGCGCGGGTCACCGCTCACTGA
- a CDS encoding type III pantothenate kinase gives MLLTVDVRNTNIVLGVFAGSGSHARLLRDWRVRTDPRMTADEIALLFRGLLGESAEQVTGVAALSTVPSVLRELRVMLDRYWSSVPHVVVEPGVRTGVPLLVDNPKEVGADRIVNSLAAYHFYGSPCIVVDFGTSTCVDVVSGKGEFLGGSIAPGVEISMDALASRSAALRKVELLRPRGVLGKNTVECMQSGAVFGFAGMVDGIVRRICAEVPGFDGDDVAVIGTGDSAPLIMPESRTLEHHEPDLTLEGLRLVYERNQVRRAARGTAGSAERHSV, from the coding sequence GTGCTCCTCACCGTCGACGTCCGCAACACCAATATCGTCCTGGGGGTGTTCGCGGGCAGCGGCTCGCACGCGCGGCTGCTGCGCGACTGGCGCGTCCGTACCGACCCCAGGATGACCGCCGACGAGATCGCCCTGCTGTTCCGCGGTCTGCTCGGCGAATCCGCCGAGCAGGTCACCGGGGTGGCGGCGTTGTCGACCGTGCCGTCGGTGCTACGTGAGCTGCGCGTCATGCTCGACCGCTACTGGTCGTCGGTGCCGCACGTGGTGGTGGAGCCGGGGGTGCGCACGGGAGTGCCGCTGCTCGTGGACAACCCGAAGGAGGTCGGCGCCGACCGCATCGTCAACAGTCTGGCGGCCTACCACTTCTACGGATCCCCGTGCATCGTCGTGGATTTCGGGACCTCCACGTGCGTCGACGTCGTGTCGGGCAAGGGGGAGTTCCTCGGCGGGTCCATCGCTCCGGGTGTGGAGATCTCGATGGATGCGCTGGCGTCGCGGTCGGCGGCGCTGAGGAAGGTCGAATTGCTCCGTCCCCGAGGTGTTCTGGGAAAGAACACCGTCGAGTGCATGCAGTCGGGAGCCGTCTTCGGGTTCGCCGGGATGGTCGACGGCATCGTGCGGCGGATCTGCGCCGAGGTGCCCGGTTTCGACGGTGACGACGTGGCCGTCATCGGCACCGGCGACAGTGCGCCGCTGATCATGCCGGAGTCGCGCACTCTCGAGCACCACGAGCCGGATCTGACCCTCGAGGGACTGCGTCTGGTGTACGAGCGGAACCAGGTGAGACGAGCGGCACGCGGAACTGCGGGTTCCGCTGAGCGTCATTCTGTGTAA
- the panD gene encoding aspartate 1-decarboxylase: protein MFRTMMKSKIHRATVTHADLHYVGSVTVDQDLMDAADLLEGEQVCIVDIDNGARLETYVIAGERGSGVIGINGAAARLVSPGDLVILIAYGVMNEQECKDYDPRVVFVDADNRQVELGNDPAHAPEGSGLITPRMLSTLDSPSLV from the coding sequence ATGTTCCGCACCATGATGAAGTCGAAGATCCACCGCGCCACCGTCACCCACGCGGATCTGCATTATGTCGGTTCGGTGACCGTCGACCAGGATCTGATGGACGCCGCGGATCTGCTCGAGGGCGAGCAGGTCTGCATCGTCGACATCGACAACGGCGCCCGGCTCGAGACGTACGTCATCGCCGGTGAGCGTGGATCGGGCGTCATCGGGATCAACGGTGCCGCAGCACGTCTCGTCAGCCCCGGCGATCTCGTCATCCTAATCGCCTACGGCGTGATGAACGAGCAGGAGTGCAAGGACTACGACCCGCGCGTGGTGTTCGTCGACGCCGACAACCGCCAGGTCGAGCTCGGCAACGATCCCGCCCACGCTCCCGAGGGCTCGGGCCTGATCACGCCGCGGATGCTGTCGACTCTCGACTCCCCGTCCCTGGTCTAG
- the panC gene encoding pantoate--beta-alanine ligase has protein sequence MSEAGQRGYVRGELTVHHDPAGLTKVTRALRGVGRTVALVPTMGALHTGHLELVRQAKLTGAVVVVSIFVNPLQFGKNEDLDAYPRTLDADFELLREAGVELAFVPTVSAMYPQGPRTTIHPGPLGSELEGAARPGHFAGMLTVVAKLFNIVGPNTAFFGEKDYQQLTLIRQMVADLNLDIRILGVPTVREQDGLALSSRNRYLDPEQREIATTLSAALVAGAHAAAGGAEAILSTARDVLAQSPQIEVDYLEVRGADLGPAPERGDGRLLVAARLGSTRLIDNVGVAVGTGFLERATGPVDPDAEDNLTNR, from the coding sequence GTGAGTGAAGCAGGACAGCGCGGATACGTGCGAGGTGAACTGACCGTTCACCACGATCCCGCAGGCCTGACCAAGGTCACCCGGGCTCTGCGCGGCGTCGGCCGCACCGTCGCACTCGTACCGACGATGGGTGCGCTGCACACCGGTCACCTCGAACTCGTGCGCCAGGCCAAGCTCACCGGGGCCGTCGTGGTCGTGTCGATCTTCGTCAACCCGCTGCAGTTCGGGAAGAACGAAGATCTCGACGCCTACCCGCGTACTCTCGACGCCGACTTCGAACTGCTCCGCGAAGCGGGCGTCGAACTCGCCTTCGTGCCGACGGTCTCGGCGATGTACCCGCAGGGCCCGCGCACCACGATCCACCCGGGTCCACTCGGGTCGGAGCTCGAAGGTGCTGCGCGTCCCGGTCATTTCGCGGGCATGCTGACGGTCGTCGCGAAGCTGTTCAACATCGTCGGTCCCAACACGGCGTTCTTCGGTGAGAAGGACTACCAGCAGCTCACCCTGATCCGTCAGATGGTCGCCGACCTGAATCTCGACATCCGCATCCTCGGCGTTCCCACCGTGCGCGAACAGGACGGGCTCGCGCTGTCCTCCCGCAACCGCTATCTCGACCCCGAGCAGCGCGAGATCGCGACCACGCTGTCTGCGGCGCTCGTCGCCGGCGCACACGCCGCAGCGGGCGGAGCCGAGGCGATCTTGTCCACGGCACGCGACGTGCTCGCGCAGAGTCCGCAGATCGAGGTGGACTATCTCGAGGTGCGCGGCGCCGATCTGGGGCCGGCACCCGAACGCGGCGACGGCCGACTGCTCGTCGCCGCACGACTCGGCTCCACACGCCTCATCGACAACGTCGGGGTCGCCGTCGGCACCGGCTTCCTCGAACGAGCCACCGGTCCGGTGGATCCCGACGCCGAAGACAACCTGACGAACCGCTGA
- a CDS encoding Rossmann-like and DUF2520 domain-containing protein, whose translation MNSFGITNAPAPARLSVGIVSAGRVGTALGAAFERVGHVVVACSAVSDVSRHRAATRLPDSQILPVDEVAGRCNLLLLAVPDTELSSLVKGLAATGSVAAGTIVVHVSGAHGTAILEPLTEQGAVPLAIHPAMTFTGHDEDIDRLSSACFGITAADEIGYAIAQSLVLEIGGEPVRVPESMRMTYHAALAHGSNHLVTLVADAVEALRSALQGEELLGQQLVDDAPGGVAERVLQPLLSAALDNVLRRGPSALTGPVARGDADAVAAHLRALEAVDPLIAAGYRALSLRSAQRTGSKPELMAILEGAEYGE comes from the coding sequence GTGAATTCCTTCGGGATCACCAACGCACCCGCGCCTGCGCGCCTGTCGGTAGGAATCGTGTCCGCCGGACGGGTCGGCACTGCACTCGGCGCAGCTTTCGAACGCGTTGGTCATGTCGTCGTGGCCTGCTCGGCCGTCTCCGACGTCTCGCGGCACCGTGCCGCCACGCGCCTGCCGGATTCGCAGATCCTGCCGGTCGACGAGGTTGCCGGCCGCTGCAATCTCCTTCTTCTCGCCGTTCCCGACACCGAACTGTCGTCCCTGGTCAAGGGCCTCGCAGCCACCGGTTCGGTCGCCGCCGGCACGATCGTCGTCCACGTCTCCGGTGCTCACGGCACCGCGATCCTCGAGCCGCTGACCGAGCAGGGCGCCGTGCCGCTCGCGATCCATCCCGCGATGACCTTCACCGGCCACGACGAGGACATCGACCGGCTCTCCTCGGCGTGCTTCGGCATCACGGCCGCCGACGAGATCGGCTACGCCATCGCGCAGTCCCTCGTCCTCGAGATCGGCGGCGAGCCGGTCCGCGTCCCCGAGTCCATGCGCATGACCTACCACGCTGCGCTCGCGCACGGCAGCAACCACCTGGTCACGCTGGTCGCCGACGCCGTCGAGGCCCTGCGCAGCGCCCTGCAGGGGGAGGAACTACTCGGCCAGCAACTCGTCGACGACGCCCCCGGTGGAGTCGCCGAACGGGTGTTGCAGCCGTTGCTCTCCGCAGCGCTCGACAACGTGCTGCGGCGCGGGCCCTCGGCCCTCACCGGGCCGGTCGCGCGCGGCGATGCCGACGCCGTGGCCGCGCACCTGCGTGCGCTCGAGGCCGTCGACCCGCTGATCGCCGCCGGGTACCGCGCGCTGTCGCTGCGATCGGCGCAACGGACCGGGTCGAAGCCGGAACTGATGGCAATTCTCGAAGGAGCTGAATACGGTGAGTGA
- a CDS encoding DUF6779 domain-containing protein, whose product MATSARPDRNRRPWRSTGSMIVAGLLALAMIASLLLIFSESVQLLRVAVVVALWAATVGAIAMNKYRRESALDRAKADDLKTVYELQLQREIAARREYELTVEEKVRADLKLDAGEMAALRTELATLRRTLEMLFDGRLPDDVVALEGQAEKLRGLSEAARVSAPRPSGPAFASPDDEPVTAETESVEAAMRAAEASEKTSAKGDVEEPRAEKQAKVDSATGKSATGKVTVEKATAGKAAAGPDVEDAEIEDAEVEDQKVGDTKTGDPKTGDAKVASAEKAADGKPEPQKPGKHEPGSDPDPQTDADGAGAKTKGDDPAEGKDTAAKADGAAETTQEDDEDDHESSGRRSRRRRADGEGRTVAEILASLSAER is encoded by the coding sequence ATGGCAACCTCGGCGCGACCAGACAGGAATCGCCGTCCGTGGCGCAGTACCGGCTCGATGATCGTGGCCGGTCTGCTCGCTCTGGCGATGATCGCCTCGCTGCTGTTGATCTTCAGTGAGAGCGTGCAATTGCTGCGTGTCGCGGTGGTCGTCGCCCTGTGGGCTGCCACTGTCGGAGCCATCGCGATGAACAAGTACCGCCGGGAATCGGCGCTCGATCGGGCGAAGGCCGACGACCTGAAGACGGTCTACGAACTGCAGTTGCAACGGGAGATCGCGGCGCGGCGCGAGTACGAGCTGACCGTCGAGGAGAAGGTCCGTGCCGATCTGAAGCTCGACGCCGGGGAGATGGCGGCCCTGCGCACCGAGCTGGCCACCCTGCGCCGCACGCTCGAGATGTTGTTCGACGGCCGGCTCCCCGACGATGTCGTCGCCCTCGAGGGCCAGGCGGAGAAGCTGCGTGGACTGAGCGAGGCGGCGCGGGTGTCCGCTCCGCGTCCGTCGGGACCGGCCTTCGCCTCTCCCGACGACGAGCCGGTCACCGCGGAGACCGAGTCGGTCGAGGCGGCCATGCGGGCGGCGGAGGCGTCGGAGAAGACGTCCGCGAAGGGTGATGTCGAAGAACCGCGTGCCGAGAAACAGGCGAAGGTTGATTCTGCGACGGGGAAGTCCGCTACCGGGAAGGTCACGGTCGAGAAGGCGACGGCTGGAAAAGCGGCCGCAGGACCGGACGTCGAGGACGCCGAGATCGAGGACGCGGAAGTCGAGGATCAGAAGGTCGGAGACACGAAGACGGGGGACCCGAAGACCGGGGACGCGAAGGTCGCGAGCGCCGAGAAGGCGGCGGACGGGAAGCCGGAGCCGCAGAAGCCCGGTAAGCACGAGCCCGGATCCGATCCCGACCCGCAAACGGACGCAGACGGGGCCGGAGCGAAGACGAAGGGCGATGACCCCGCGGAGGGGAAGGACACCGCCGCGAAGGCCGATGGAGCTGCGGAAACGACCCAGGAGGACGACGAGGACGACCACGAATCGTCCGGACGTCGCTCCCGGCGCCGTCGCGCCGACGGTGAGGGCCGGACGGTCGCGGAGATCCTCGCGTCGTTGTCGGCCGAGCGCTGA